From Bacteroidales bacterium, one genomic window encodes:
- the pepE gene encoding dipeptidase PepE, producing MEKLLLISNSTMAGAPYLEWCKDTIASFYKKHNVKKVLFIPYAGVNIASESIEASYDAYIGKVANVFSKYGIEFTSIHKEKSPVEATKNAEAICVGGGNTFHLVYMLHKTGVMSVIREKILQGTPYCGWSAGSNIACPALFTTNDMPIIEPESFKCLNVIPFQINPHYLDANPEGHGGETRQQRIEEFLTVNRNTTVIGLREGTYFLIEDNKISLEGIKPMIVFKYGQPIKEYQPKSDINQFLNILS from the coding sequence ATGGAAAAACTATTATTAATAAGTAACTCAACAATGGCAGGTGCGCCATATTTAGAATGGTGTAAAGACACAATAGCCTCATTTTACAAAAAGCACAATGTGAAAAAAGTCTTATTTATTCCTTATGCAGGAGTAAATATCGCATCAGAAAGCATAGAAGCATCATACGACGCATACATCGGCAAAGTAGCAAATGTTTTTAGCAAGTATGGAATTGAATTCACATCTATTCATAAAGAAAAATCACCTGTTGAAGCTACAAAAAATGCAGAAGCAATCTGCGTAGGTGGCGGCAATACTTTTCATTTAGTATATATGCTACATAAAACGGGTGTCATGAGCGTTATTCGTGAAAAGATCTTGCAAGGCACTCCTTATTGCGGTTGGAGTGCGGGTTCTAATATTGCCTGTCCAGCATTATTTACAACAAACGATATGCCTATTATAGAACCAGAAAGCTTCAAATGTCTCAATGTAATTCCTTTTCAGATTAATCCGCATTACTTAGATGCAAATCCAGAAGGACATGGCGGCGAAACAAGACAACAAAGGATTGAAGAATTCCTAACTGTAAATAGAAATACAACTGTTATAGGGCTTAGAGAAGGCACATATTTCTTAATTGAAGATAATAAAATTTCGCTTGAAGGCATCAAACCTATGATAGTATTCAAATATGGACAACCAATAAAAGAATATCAGCCAAAAAGCGATATAAATCAATTCTTAAATATTTTGTCTTAA
- a CDS encoding T9SS type A sorting domain-containing protein: protein MITKTLKMAALLVLMLFANINLANAQTTPPAGTPVIELTTTSAGATVRMSMQAAVAGTRVWIQTAPNNYTPVTVGTDWTSSTNYTPTGTSLKVYGNITGFNCSGTSTTITPVSAINAIGNRSLQYLECYYNQLTSLEVGGLMQLRYLDCGHNQLTSLEVTGVGLMELLNLNCAYNQLTSLEIGGLQILKYLSCSNNLLTNLDLSERGLSQLEYVSCGNNRLQNLTVLGLNNLQILSCSNNQLTYLNVQGLTQLQDLRCSNNLLTSLDVQSLTQLQNLRCSNNRLTSLDVSELNQLKTLWCYGNPCTSSTSGLDQFYCQLPQKQASDGARIYVSAQAQADVEGFVLATNRANANSKNWNLYGYYETTNIHYGITNTTGSYVCGTGIESVESTVSIYPNPVRDILNIKSDNTIESLELYDALGRLVVRKNTVSDNISIDVSNLNNGIYILKLHTTNGIGRYKIVVGK, encoded by the coding sequence ATGATAACAAAAACACTAAAAATGGCAGCACTCTTAGTGCTAATGTTGTTTGCAAATATAAACTTAGCAAACGCACAGACCACCCCGCCGGCAGGCACACCTGTAATAGAGCTTACTACAACTTCAGCAGGTGCTACTGTCCGTATGAGTATGCAAGCAGCGGTAGCAGGCACACGAGTATGGATACAAACAGCACCAAACAACTACACTCCGGTAACTGTAGGCACAGATTGGACAAGCTCCACAAACTACACACCTACGGGCACCAGCCTAAAAGTATATGGAAATATCACAGGCTTTAATTGCAGTGGAACAAGTACTACAATAACTCCCGTATCAGCTATTAATGCAATCGGAAATAGAAGCTTGCAATACTTGGAGTGCTACTATAATCAGCTTACAAGTTTAGAGGTTGGGGGATTAATGCAATTGCGATACTTGGATTGTGGCCATAATCAGCTTACAAGTTTAGAGGTAACAGGAGTGGGATTAATGGAATTGCTAAACTTGAATTGTGCCTATAATCAGCTTACAAGTTTAGAGATTGGGGGGTTACAGATATTGAAATATTTGTCTTGCTCTAATAACCTGCTTACAAATTTAGATCTATCAGAAAGAGGCTTATCGCAATTGGAATATGTGTCTTGCGGTAATAACCGGCTTCAGAATTTAACTGTATTGGGATTAAATAACTTGCAAATATTGTCTTGCTCCAACAACCAGCTTACATATTTAAATGTACAGGGTTTAACGCAATTGCAAGACTTGCGTTGCTCTAATAACCTGCTTACAAGTTTAGATGTACAGAGTTTAACGCAATTGCAAAACTTGCGTTGCTCTAATAACCGGCTTACAAGTTTAGATGTATCGGAATTAAATCAATTAAAAACATTGTGGTGCTATGGTAACCCTTGCACAAGCAGCACTTCCGGTTTAGACCAGTTCTATTGCCAATTACCGCAAAAGCAAGCAAGCGACGGTGCAAGAATATACGTAAGCGCACAGGCTCAAGCCGATGTAGAGGGTTTTGTCCTCGCTACAAATAGAGCCAATGCAAATAGTAAGAATTGGAATTTATATGGTTATTATGAAACAACTAACATTCACTACGGAATAACCAACACCACAGGTAGCTATGTTTGCGGAACAGGTATAGAGTCGGTAGAAAGCACTGTCAGCATCTATCCGAACCCCGTCAGAGATATACTGAATATCAAAAGCGATAACACGATAGAAAGTCTGGAACTTTACGACGCACTCGGCAGATTGGTTGTGCGCAAGAATACTGTTTCGGACAATATTTCTATTGATGTGTCGAACCTTAATAACGGCATTTATATCCTTAAACTGCATACCACAAATGGAATAGGAAGGTATAAAATAGTTGTAGGAAAATAA
- a CDS encoding T9SS type A sorting domain-containing protein: MNTKILKLTALLVLMLFANINLANAQTTPPVGTPVISLTTTTAGDTVRMKMKAATANTPVWIETASGSYQTATVGTNYPTNYTNYKPTGTSIKVYGNITGFDCGGESFYDKNPVSTLDASGNTNLQELHCYDNQLTSLNVQGLTNLLKLYCSSNQLTNLNVQGLTNLLKLYCGHNQLTGLNVQDLTNLQELYCSSNQLTNLNVQGLTNLKTLDCSFNKLTSLNMQSLTNLKTLECYSNPCTKTTLGLDKIYCQLPEKQVSDNARIYVSREAKADLETFILATNRDNANSKNWKVYGYDAVGGTYYEITNTTGTFVCGSDTPPAGAPVISLTTAIGGATVRMKMKAATANTPVWIETSPNYYQTATVGTSYPVSYTNYNPNGTGTSIKVYGNITGFDCEGNTGLGSKPLSALDASGNTDLQELDCYYNQLTNLNVQGLTSLQKLSCSDNQLTNLNVQGLTNLQELSCSQNQLTSLNVQGLTNLQKLSCSSNKLTSLNVQSLTNLQELYCSSNNQLTSLNVQGLTNLQKLYCGYDQLTSLNVQGLTNLQTLSCSENQLTSLNVQSLTNLQRLYCYGNPCTSTTLGLDQLYCQLPERQVSDNARIYVSGETQSNIETFVLATNGANANNKYWKLYCSTNEITNTTGTYTCETLIITTLDATNITKTTATLNAVVKPGEEIIDEKGFEWKKTTGGTYVDVVCGSTGDTITANLTGLTPNTGYTFRAYAKIGATKKYGAETTFTTLDIIHATVSTLNATDVDHTVATLNGVVKPGEEVIAEKGFEWKKTAGGTYADVVSSSTGDTITANLSGLTPNTDYTFRAYAKIGIDKKYGAEYTFTTVEATLNIHRWIDIKVSTQQDIKLGFAANDPTTSIKVVYRGTSQTINGLTTEPSSQQEFYTGYNNNIRIYGDLSGLDCSGNGTNLSEIDASNNTELSQLICDRNWLWRLDVSKNTALRKLSCNKNYIDTLNVSNNTVLHTLSCNSNRLTILDVSNNPTLRVLSCYGNQLTVQALDKIYCDLPEITAPDFGTMYPIENATSGDSAIIKRTSSQNAINNGWKLQYGETFESIPATTGNYTCGTVIPATVTTLDATNVSYTTATLNSVVAPGSNIINDIGFMYKETEGGTYSAIMGNYTTDEVAIEINNLIPGTNYTFKAYAILSSDTIFGTEKTFTTQIPEVNMERYIDITVMQDSIIEFGFAGKTENTGVKLVSGTNTQYALIGEFLNFIPNYQAKGTTIRVYGDVTRLDCNFNGEKITGLDFSHNKEMKDLFCMGNSITSLDLSDNKNLSMLYCQDNLLTSLNISNDTALMNLYCENNKLTSLVMNNNTNLKYLYCHDNNFTTEALDDIFCALPLREESDNATIIPIYNASSANYEIVIATDSKNAKNKKWKVLYFDTFEEIPATTGDHICIVGEVNESHWIELKVAKGDSIQFDFAVNVSAPIRIESGTYSKTIMADDVWCQDQTPTDKYYAQDSIIRIYGDITGFNCNENGDKLTELDASHNPALEELYCSSNELTSLNVSNNPALLELYCVLNQLTSLDIRSCTALGLLVCAGNQLTYLDISNNTALDGLICHANQLTSLDITNNTALTGILCFDNPFTTQALDNIYCSLPLRPSNDKGVIMPIMTSFSANSSIVKKSNSQNAIAKNWEVLYAEDNTVVVTTGTHDCSTAIPATVTTLDATNITYNSAMLSGIVAPGTDVIAERGFEWKETTSGTYTDLVSSHITNTFDANLTNLNTNTNYTYRAYVKVGSNKIYGAEKSFTTKTLVINENSWIELTVTPGDSIQLNFLCSAENTVVMIESGNYNKTIVVGTDAIGLKNYYADSTIMRVYGNISEFNCSDNISKVTKLDASHNTELVYLNCSFNSVSSLDVTGNTALIHLDCHACMLTSLDVSTNTALEKLYCSDNSLTSLDISNNTALILLDCSNNNLSTQAIDNIYCALPLREAADEARIYPVYETFSSNHEIVIATNKENAKAKGWNVWYFTNNTEVPTTGNYICESGIELMENNVAIYPNPAKNILNITSEEQIESIELYNILGKLVLSKAGVSATESTIDVSSFTHGIYILKLQTEKGAASYKISIE; the protein is encoded by the coding sequence ATGAACACAAAAATTCTTAAACTCACAGCACTCTTAGTGCTAATGTTGTTTGCAAATATAAACTTAGCAAACGCGCAGACTACACCGCCGGTAGGCACACCTGTTATCTCACTAACCACAACTACAGCAGGTGATACCGTTCGTATGAAGATGAAAGCAGCTACAGCTAACACTCCCGTATGGATAGAAACTGCTTCCGGTTCCTACCAAACAGCAACAGTAGGCACCAACTATCCGACAAACTACACTAACTACAAACCCACCGGCACAAGCATAAAAGTATATGGAAATATTACAGGTTTTGATTGTGGCGGAGAAAGTTTTTACGACAAAAATCCCGTATCAACTCTTGATGCAAGTGGGAACACAAATTTGCAAGAATTGCATTGCTATGATAACCAGCTTACAAGTTTAAATGTGCAGGGGTTAACTAACTTGCTAAAATTGTATTGCTCTTCTAACCAACTTACAAATTTGAATGTGCAGGGGTTAACTAACTTGCTAAAATTGTATTGCGGGCATAACCAGCTTACAGGTTTAAATGTGCAGGATTTAACTAACTTGCAAGAATTGTATTGCTCTTCTAACCAACTTACAAATTTGAATGTGCAGGGGTTAACTAACTTGAAAACATTGGATTGCTCTTTTAACAAGCTTACAAGTTTGAATATGCAGAGTTTAACTAACTTGAAAACATTGGAATGTTATAGTAACCCTTGCACAAAAACTACTTTAGGTCTAGACAAAATCTATTGCCAATTACCTGAAAAGCAAGTGAGCGACAATGCAAGAATATACGTAAGCAGAGAAGCTAAAGCTGATTTAGAGACATTCATCCTTGCTACAAATAGAGACAATGCAAACAGTAAGAATTGGAAAGTATATGGTTATGATGCAGTTGGTGGCACTTATTACGAAATAACCAATACTACCGGTACGTTTGTGTGTGGTAGTGACACCCCGCCAGCAGGCGCACCTGTTATCTCACTTACCACAGCTATAGGGGGTGCTACCGTCCGTATGAAGATGAAGGCAGCTACAGCTAATACACCCGTATGGATAGAAACCTCCCCCAATTACTACCAAACAGCAACAGTAGGTACCAGCTATCCGGTAAGCTACACAAACTACAACCCCAACGGCACCGGCACAAGCATAAAAGTATATGGAAATATTACAGGTTTTGATTGTGAGGGAAATACTGGTTTGGGCAGCAAGCCCCTATCAGCACTTGATGCAAGCGGGAACACAGACTTGCAAGAATTGGATTGCTATTACAACCAGCTTACAAACTTGAATGTGCAGGGCTTAACTAGCTTGCAAAAATTGTCTTGCTCTGATAACCAGCTTACAAATTTGAATGTACAGGGTTTAACTAACTTGCAAGAATTGTCTTGTTCTCAAAACCAGCTTACAAGTTTGAATGTACAAGGTTTAACTAACTTGCAAAAATTGTCTTGTTCTTCTAATAAGCTTACAAGTTTGAATGTGCAAAGTTTAACCAACTTGCAAGAATTGTATTGCTCTTCTAATAACCAGCTTACAAGTTTGAATGTGCAAGGTTTAACTAACTTGCAAAAATTGTATTGCGGTTATGATCAGCTTACAAGTTTGAATGTGCAGGGCTTAACTAACTTGCAAACATTGTCTTGCTCTGAAAACCAGCTTACAAGTTTGAATGTGCAAAGTTTAACTAACTTGCAAAGATTATATTGCTATGGTAACCCATGCACAAGCACTACTTTAGGTTTAGACCAGCTCTATTGCCAATTACCTGAAAGGCAAGTGAGCGACAATGCAAGAATATACGTAAGCGGAGAAACTCAAAGCAACATAGAGACTTTCGTTCTCGCTACAAATGGAGCCAATGCAAACAATAAATATTGGAAGCTATATTGTTCTACCAATGAAATAACCAATACTACGGGAACATATACTTGCGAAACGCTTATAATAACTACTTTAGATGCTACAAATATTACTAAGACCACAGCAACGCTTAACGCCGTGGTAAAACCGGGCGAAGAAATAATTGACGAAAAAGGTTTTGAATGGAAAAAGACCACAGGCGGCACTTATGTTGATGTTGTTTGTGGCTCTACAGGCGACACTATTACCGCAAATCTCACAGGTCTGACACCAAACACAGGCTACACCTTTAGAGCATACGCAAAGATTGGAGCTACCAAAAAGTATGGAGCAGAAACAACATTTACCACGTTGGATATTATCCATGCCACAGTATCTACTTTAAATGCTACAGATGTTGACCATACCGTAGCAACGCTTAACGGCGTAGTAAAACCGGGCGAAGAAGTAATTGCCGAAAAAGGTTTTGAATGGAAAAAAACCGCAGGCGGCACCTACGCTGACGTTGTTAGCAGCTCTACAGGCGACACAATTACCGCAAATCTCTCAGGTCTAACACCCAACACAGACTACACCTTTAGAGCATACGCAAAGATTGGAATTGACAAAAAGTACGGTGCAGAATATACATTTACTACAGTGGAAGCCACATTAAATATTCATCGTTGGATAGATATTAAAGTAAGTACGCAGCAGGATATAAAGCTCGGATTTGCCGCTAATGACCCGACTACATCTATAAAGGTGGTATATAGAGGGACTAGTCAAACTATCAATGGGTTGACCACAGAGCCGTCGAGCCAACAGGAATTCTACACGGGATATAATAATAATATAAGAATCTATGGCGATTTAAGCGGACTTGATTGCAGCGGAAACGGCACTAATTTATCCGAAATAGATGCATCTAACAACACGGAGTTGAGTCAGTTGATTTGCGACAGAAATTGGCTTTGGCGTTTGGATGTAAGCAAGAATACGGCGTTACGCAAATTGTCTTGCAATAAGAATTACATAGACACTTTGAATGTAAGCAACAACACAGTGTTACACACATTATCTTGTAATAGCAACCGCCTTACCATACTGGATGTAAGCAATAATCCGACTTTGAGAGTATTGAGCTGCTATGGCAACCAATTAACCGTTCAGGCATTGGATAAGATATATTGTGATTTGCCTGAAATAACAGCACCCGACTTTGGAACAATGTACCCAATAGAAAATGCCACTTCAGGCGATAGTGCCATAATAAAAAGAACCAGCTCACAGAATGCAATCAATAATGGTTGGAAGTTGCAGTATGGCGAAACCTTCGAAAGTATTCCGGCAACTACTGGCAACTATACTTGTGGAACGGTTATCCCTGCCACAGTAACTACTTTAGATGCTACAAATGTTTCTTATACCACCGCAACACTTAACAGCGTGGTAGCACCGGGCTCAAATATAATCAATGATATAGGATTTATGTACAAAGAAACCGAAGGAGGCACCTATTCCGCCATAATGGGTAACTATACAACCGATGAAGTTGCAATAGAAATCAACAACTTGATACCCGGCACCAACTACACCTTTAAGGCGTATGCAATATTGAGTTCAGACACGATTTTCGGAACGGAAAAGACATTTACTACCCAAATTCCTGAAGTAAATATGGAACGCTATATAGATATTACCGTTATGCAAGACTCTATTATAGAATTTGGCTTTGCAGGTAAGACTGAGAATACAGGAGTGAAGCTGGTAAGTGGAACGAATACTCAATATGCTTTGATAGGTGAATTTTTGAATTTCATACCAAACTACCAAGCAAAAGGCACTACAATTAGAGTATATGGTGATGTAACAAGATTGGATTGCAATTTTAACGGCGAAAAAATAACAGGATTGGATTTCTCTCACAACAAAGAAATGAAAGATTTATTTTGCATGGGCAACTCAATTACCTCTTTAGATTTGAGTGATAATAAAAATTTGTCTATGCTGTATTGCCAAGACAACTTACTGACCTCTTTGAATATAAGCAATGATACAGCGTTGATGAACTTATACTGCGAAAACAATAAACTGACTTCGTTGGTTATGAATAATAACACTAATTTGAAGTATTTGTATTGTCACGACAACAATTTTACTACAGAGGCATTAGACGATATTTTCTGTGCTTTACCTCTACGAGAGGAAAGTGATAATGCAACAATCATACCTATATACAATGCTTCTTCAGCCAACTATGAAATAGTAATAGCTACCGACTCAAAGAACGCAAAGAATAAAAAATGGAAAGTACTATATTTTGATACATTTGAGGAAATTCCGGCTACTACGGGAGATCACATATGCATTGTGGGCGAAGTAAACGAAAGCCATTGGATAGAGCTTAAAGTAGCAAAAGGTGATTCTATACAGTTTGATTTTGCGGTTAATGTTTCCGCACCTATAAGAATAGAGAGTGGCACATACAGTAAAACCATAATGGCGGATGATGTTTGGTGTCAAGACCAAACACCCACAGACAAATACTATGCACAAGATAGTATAATAAGAATCTACGGAGATATTACAGGATTTAACTGCAATGAAAACGGCGACAAACTGACCGAGTTAGATGCCTCTCACAATCCGGCGTTGGAAGAATTGTATTGCTCATCCAACGAACTTACCTCGTTAAATGTAAGCAACAATCCGGCATTGTTAGAGTTATACTGTGTGCTGAACCAACTTACTTCTTTAGATATTAGGAGCTGTACAGCATTAGGACTATTAGTATGTGCAGGCAATCAACTTACCTATTTGGATATAAGCAACAATACCGCATTGGATGGGTTAATTTGTCATGCAAACCAACTTACCTCTTTGGATATAACTAATAATACGGCATTGACGGGTATACTGTGTTTTGATAACCCATTCACCACTCAGGCATTAGATAATATTTACTGTTCTTTACCTTTAAGACCAAGTAATGATAAAGGAGTAATAATGCCTATTATGACGTCCTTCTCAGCCAACAGTTCAATAGTAAAGAAATCCAATTCGCAAAATGCAATAGCTAAAAATTGGGAAGTGCTGTATGCCGAAGACAATACGGTGGTTGTTACTACGGGCACACATGATTGCAGCACGGCTATTCCTGCTACAGTTACTACTTTAGACGCTACAAATATTACCTACAACTCTGCAATGCTCAGTGGCATAGTTGCTCCAGGTACAGATGTAATTGCCGAGAGAGGCTTCGAATGGAAAGAGACTACTAGTGGCACTTACACTGACTTAGTTTCTAGTCATATCACCAACACCTTTGACGCAAACCTCACAAATCTGAATACCAACACAAACTACACATATAGAGCTTATGTAAAAGTTGGATCTAACAAGATTTACGGGGCTGAAAAGTCATTTACTACAAAAACGCTCGTAATCAACGAAAATAGCTGGATAGAACTTACCGTTACACCTGGCGATTCGATACAACTTAATTTTTTGTGTTCTGCTGAAAACACTGTTGTAATGATAGAAAGTGGCAACTACAATAAAACTATTGTTGTAGGTACAGATGCAATAGGCTTAAAAAACTACTACGCTGATAGCACTATAATGAGAGTGTATGGAAATATATCAGAATTTAATTGCAGTGACAATATTAGCAAAGTAACAAAATTAGATGCCTCTCACAATACAGAGTTGGTATATTTGAATTGTTCATTCAACTCGGTTAGTTCTTTAGATGTAACAGGCAATACAGCGTTGATTCATTTGGATTGCCATGCCTGCATGCTTACCTCTTTAGATGTAAGCACCAATACAGCATTAGAAAAGCTGTATTGCTCCGACAATTCGCTTACTTCTCTGGATATAAGCAATAATACAGCGTTGATTCTTTTGGATTGTTCTAACAATAATTTATCTACGCAGGCAATAGATAATATTTATTGTGCTTTGCCGCTAAGAGAAGCTGCTGACGAGGCAAGAATATACCCTGTATATGAAACATTTTCTTCTAACCATGAAATAGTAATAGCAACCAATAAGGAAAATGCAAAAGCTAAGGGTTGGAATGTATGGTATTTTACTAACAACACCGAAGTTCCTACTACAGGTAACTATATTTGCGAAAGTGGCATAGAGTTGATGGAAAACAATGTTGCTATCTATCCAAACCCTGCAAAGAACATCCTAAACATTACAAGTGAAGAGCAAATAGAAAGTATTGAACTTTACAATATTCTTGGCAAATTGGTGCTAAGTAAAGCAGGAGTTTCTGCTACCGAAAGCACCATAGATGTATCTTCATTCACACACGGTATTTATATTCTAAAACTACAAACTGAAAAAGGCGCCGCCAGCTACAAAATTTCTATTGAATAA
- a CDS encoding chloride channel protein, which yields MSKIKFRYKRIIMHKNFVLFLSVIVGLMAALAAVILKDAVHYLEKFVKSQANVDSENYLYLILPVIGILITVAFVYFLIKDDISHGVSKVLYALTKGNSRMKPHFMYSSLVGCSITTGFGGSVGMEAPILATGAAMGANLGDWFGQSKRTRMLLIGAGTAGALAAIFKAPIAGIIFALEVLTLEISAKSVIPLLISSVTGALVATFLLGDSIEFYFSVQNPFVYSNFPYYIVLGILCGLVSVYFLKMNSFIEKSMKKIKKVFVRAIIGGVAVGLLIFFVPPLYGEGYDAMRVILSDRIHDLSNNSFFYYYDENSWVFVAYLGLIIVFKVAATSLTTGSGGIGGVFAPSMFLGAITGAVFVKIINLLSLGSLIPANFVLVGMAGLIAGMMSAPLTAIFLIAEITGGYALFIPLIITSGLAHLTARLWEPYSVYTKNLADRGELITHDRDKTALTLLKVNEVVETQFITLRPEQKLRDVVSAISKSNRNFFPVVDDYNNYLGIVSLDDVRKIMFDQSRYDTVLVKDLMQELNITVSLDDNLDTVLTRFRASGNYNLPVLDGTKYVGFVSRANIFMIYRKKVREFTVD from the coding sequence ATGAGTAAAATAAAGTTTCGATATAAGCGAATAATAATGCATAAAAATTTCGTGTTGTTTTTAAGCGTTATTGTTGGATTAATGGCAGCTTTAGCTGCTGTTATATTAAAAGACGCTGTTCATTATCTCGAAAAATTTGTTAAAAGTCAGGCTAATGTAGATTCTGAAAATTATTTGTATTTAATATTGCCTGTGATAGGAATACTTATCACAGTTGCTTTTGTTTATTTTTTGATAAAAGATGATATTAGCCATGGCGTTTCAAAAGTGCTTTACGCTTTAACAAAGGGTAATTCACGCATGAAACCTCATTTTATGTATTCTAGCTTGGTGGGATGTTCTATAACAACAGGTTTTGGAGGTTCGGTTGGAATGGAGGCTCCTATTTTAGCTACAGGAGCGGCAATGGGAGCTAACCTTGGAGATTGGTTTGGACAGTCAAAGCGTACAAGAATGTTATTGATAGGTGCTGGAACGGCTGGAGCTTTAGCTGCTATTTTTAAAGCTCCAATTGCAGGAATAATCTTTGCGTTGGAAGTGCTTACGCTTGAAATATCAGCAAAATCGGTTATTCCATTGCTGATAAGCTCTGTTACAGGGGCGTTGGTTGCTACTTTTTTATTGGGAGATAGCATTGAATTTTATTTTTCTGTTCAAAATCCATTTGTATATTCTAATTTCCCTTATTATATAGTGCTGGGAATATTATGTGGACTAGTTTCTGTGTATTTTCTAAAGATGAACAGCTTCATAGAAAAAAGCATGAAAAAAATAAAAAAGGTTTTTGTTCGTGCAATTATAGGTGGTGTAGCTGTTGGCTTGCTTATTTTCTTTGTTCCACCTTTGTATGGTGAAGGCTATGATGCTATGCGGGTGATTTTGAGCGATAGAATTCATGATTTGTCTAATAACTCTTTTTTCTATTATTACGATGAAAATTCATGGGTTTTTGTTGCATATCTTGGTTTGATTATTGTTTTTAAAGTGGCAGCAACATCTCTCACAACAGGTTCTGGCGGAATTGGTGGAGTTTTTGCTCCGTCAATGTTTTTGGGAGCTATTACTGGAGCGGTATTTGTGAAAATTATAAATTTATTATCTCTTGGCTCATTGATTCCTGCTAACTTTGTTCTTGTAGGAATGGCTGGGCTAATTGCGGGAATGATGAGCGCCCCTTTAACAGCTATATTCTTGATTGCTGAAATAACTGGTGGCTATGCGTTGTTTATTCCTTTAATTATCACATCAGGATTAGCTCATCTTACTGCTCGCTTGTGGGAACCATATTCTGTTTATACAAAAAATCTTGCTGATAGAGGCGAACTCATAACCCATGATAGAGATAAAACGGCTCTAACTTTGCTTAAAGTGAATGAAGTTGTCGAAACTCAATTCATAACGCTGCGTCCTGAGCAAAAACTGAGAGATGTGGTTTCTGCTATATCTAAATCAAATAGAAATTTTTTCCCTGTTGTTGATGATTATAACAATTATTTAGGAATTGTTTCTCTTGATGATGTGCGTAAAATTATGTTTGATCAATCGCGATACGATACTGTGTTAGTAAAAGATTTAATGCAAGAATTAAATATCACTGTTTCTTTAGATGATAACTTAGATACAGTGTTAACTAGATTCAGAGCTTCGGGCAATTATAACTTACCTGTTTTAGATGGAACAAAATATGTTGGTTTCGTTTCCAGAGCTAATATTTTTATGATATACAGAAAGAAAGTTAGAGAGTTTACTGTAGATTAA